One segment of Candidatus Melainabacteria bacterium DNA contains the following:
- a CDS encoding pilus assembly protein, with protein sequence MHPKRARRSESGQAMVEFALCLPLLMLFIFGIIYFGRSFYTKQIITMSVQEGARMASRMPDLSNSASRDYLRGFTVSGQAINVNSPVYQALAAGHLLSGPQGTSGDLPPGSTVSILPWDDGSIAMPAGTVGVRIQYPFVFIGSPFPGNPAKRGQMNVWMGPDGPPVPFLDTIITEQAVANQEVVY encoded by the coding sequence ATGCATCCGAAAAGAGCAAGAAGATCTGAGTCCGGTCAAGCAATGGTTGAATTTGCTTTGTGCCTGCCGCTTCTGATGCTGTTCATCTTCGGAATCATTTACTTCGGACGTTCGTTTTATACAAAGCAAATAATTACTATGTCGGTGCAAGAAGGTGCACGCATGGCAAGCCGCATGCCCGACTTATCCAACTCCGCGAGTCGAGATTACTTGCGGGGTTTTACTGTTTCCGGTCAGGCGATCAATGTCAATTCTCCTGTCTACCAGGCGCTTGCAGCGGGACATCTGCTGTCGGGACCACAGGGTACATCAGGCGATCTGCCACCAGGCTCGACCGTGTCAATTTTGCCGTGGGATGACGGTTCGATCGCCATGCCTGCCGGTACTGTCGGCGTGAGAATTCAATATCCATTTGTTTTCATCGGTAGTCCATTCCCTGGTAATCCGGCCAAGCGCGGGCAGATGAATGTCTGGATGGGTCCAGATGGACCGCCCGTGCCGTTCCTCGACACCATCATTACCGAACAAGCTGTTGCCAATCAAGAAGTCGTTTATTAG
- a CDS encoding CpaF family protein: MQLNGNDELEASIERTVHILLDEERLPLSNTERQNVVRDVMYETLGLGPLEPLLADPNINDILVNGAQSVWIDQNGKLKETDIHFKDDNHLLHVINRIVSRVGRRVDESSPIVDARLPDGSRVNAIIAPLSIDGPVLSIRRFRPNPFQIEDLIAKNTISANMAEFLQKAVRARLNILVSGGTSAGKTTLLNVLSGHISDEERIVTIEDTAELRLQQRHVIRLESRPANIEGQGSITQRELVKNALRMRPDRIVVGEVRGPEALDMLQAMNTGHEGSLTTVHANSSRDALSRLETLVLLGGVELSQRSIREQIGSAFDLVVQIKRLLDGTRRVVSITEVTGVQEGVISLQDIFEFEQTGIDADGKVLGAHRACGIRPLVEHKFAEAGIELPLEIFAPPKTEEAK, from the coding sequence ATGCAATTGAACGGAAATGATGAACTGGAAGCTTCGATTGAGCGCACCGTGCACATTCTGCTCGACGAAGAGCGATTGCCCTTATCCAATACTGAGCGTCAAAACGTTGTGCGCGACGTTATGTATGAGACCCTTGGTTTAGGTCCACTGGAACCTCTTCTTGCCGATCCGAACATCAACGACATTCTCGTCAATGGCGCACAGAGTGTCTGGATAGATCAAAACGGCAAGCTCAAGGAAACCGATATTCACTTCAAAGACGACAACCACTTGCTGCATGTGATCAATCGTATTGTTTCGCGTGTCGGCAGGCGTGTCGACGAGTCATCGCCGATTGTCGATGCTCGCTTGCCTGATGGTTCGCGCGTCAACGCTATTATTGCGCCGTTGTCTATTGATGGACCGGTGCTTTCAATTCGCCGTTTCCGTCCGAATCCTTTCCAAATCGAAGATTTGATCGCTAAAAACACAATTTCCGCAAATATGGCTGAATTCTTGCAGAAGGCTGTACGAGCGCGTTTGAACATACTGGTTTCGGGTGGAACTTCTGCCGGTAAGACCACGCTTTTGAATGTCTTGTCGGGACACATCTCGGATGAGGAACGCATCGTAACTATTGAGGATACGGCGGAACTGCGCTTGCAGCAGCGCCACGTCATTCGCCTGGAATCCCGCCCTGCTAATATCGAGGGTCAGGGTTCCATAACTCAGCGCGAGCTTGTGAAGAACGCTTTGCGTATGCGACCGGACCGCATTGTTGTCGGTGAAGTGCGTGGCCCGGAAGCTCTGGACATGCTGCAGGCGATGAATACCGGTCACGAAGGTTCGCTCACTACTGTGCATGCTAATTCATCTCGCGATGCACTCAGTCGTTTGGAAACGCTGGTTCTACTTGGTGGAGTCGAGCTTTCTCAAAGAAGTATTAGAGAGCAAATCGGTTCAGCCTTCGATCTTGTAGTGCAGATCAAACGTCTGCTCGATGGCACTCGTCGCGTCGTCAGTATTACCGAAGTGACTGGTGTGCAAGAAGGCGTAATTAGTTTGCAGGATATATTCGAATTCGAGCAGACTGGCATCGATGCAGATGGAAAGGTCCTTGGCGCTCATCGGGCTTGTGGAATCAGACCTCTCGTTGAACACAAGTTTGCCGAGGCGGGAATCGAATTGCCTCTGGAAATATTTGCACCTCCGAAAACTGAGGAGGCCAAATGA
- a CDS encoding MFS transporter: MRISSSDKELLLVCLAKGLRTFGFGSVSVILALFLAKHNFTSVQVGAIFSATLIEDALFTTLVSLFANRLGLRKVLLWCSGLMMLSGLCLGFASQPWLIALAAVCGIFSPAGFEGGPFAAVEQTIIAREISADKLTRAFSWYNLTGFAGAALGSLLAGLCFARFAAIDQDAAYRIIFMLYIASSIVMASLYAMLPEINRPQNSLQAQSPTKDQAQAESGKINFLSVLADKKAGALVLLQGLDAFGGGFVVQSLIAYWFYMRYHVGADFTGIIFCVANVLAAGSFLAAPFLATRIGLLKTMVFTHLPCSIALCFVPLMPTAQLAGALLLCRSLFSSMDIPARQAYTMLLVHPDDRSAVAGMTSASRAIAQGLSPLLSGWATMCALSGMPFVIAGTCKTIYDICLYCTFRKIPLESASRSRNRQTATVE; this comes from the coding sequence ATGAGAATAAGCTCCTCTGATAAAGAACTGCTTCTAGTCTGCCTGGCTAAAGGGCTTCGCACCTTTGGCTTCGGCAGCGTGTCGGTCATCCTGGCACTGTTTCTGGCCAAACATAATTTCACTTCGGTGCAGGTGGGAGCAATATTTTCGGCTACTCTCATCGAAGATGCACTCTTCACTACGCTTGTCTCCTTATTTGCAAACCGTCTGGGGCTGAGAAAGGTTTTGCTCTGGTGTAGCGGTCTGATGATGCTGTCGGGATTATGCCTCGGTTTCGCCTCACAACCCTGGTTGATAGCACTGGCGGCCGTATGCGGTATCTTCAGCCCGGCAGGCTTTGAAGGCGGTCCGTTTGCGGCGGTAGAGCAGACCATAATTGCCCGAGAGATTTCAGCCGACAAGCTGACCCGAGCATTCTCCTGGTATAACCTCACCGGGTTCGCTGGTGCAGCTCTGGGCTCGCTGCTTGCTGGTCTGTGCTTTGCCCGATTCGCGGCAATCGATCAAGACGCTGCGTACCGGATCATATTCATGCTCTACATAGCAAGCAGCATTGTCATGGCATCGCTTTATGCGATGCTGCCTGAAATCAACCGTCCTCAAAATTCGCTGCAAGCGCAGTCCCCGACCAAAGACCAGGCACAGGCTGAATCCGGGAAGATAAACTTCCTCTCCGTACTGGCTGACAAAAAAGCTGGCGCTCTCGTGCTTTTACAGGGGTTGGATGCATTCGGCGGCGGCTTCGTTGTGCAATCTCTGATCGCCTACTGGTTCTATATGCGGTATCACGTCGGAGCAGACTTTACCGGCATAATTTTCTGTGTGGCTAACGTCCTTGCGGCTGGCTCATTCCTGGCAGCGCCATTCCTCGCTACCAGAATTGGATTGCTCAAAACCATGGTCTTCACTCACTTGCCCTGCAGTATCGCGTTGTGTTTTGTGCCACTCATGCCAACGGCACAACTGGCTGGCGCACTGCTCCTATGCCGGAGCCTCTTCTCGTCTATGGACATACCGGCGCGCCAGGCGTATACGATGTTACTTGTGCATCCCGATGATCGTTCAGCAGTAGCTGGTATGACCTCGGCAAGCCGAGCTATCGCTCAGGGGCTGTCACCATTGCTCTCCGGCTGGGCGACGATGTGTGCACTGTCGGGTATGCCCTTTGTGATCGCAGGCACTTGTAAAACTATTTACGACATCTGCCTTTACTGCACATTCAGAAAAATCCCACTGGAAAGCGCATCCCGCTCCCGAAATCGACAGACCGCTACTGTTGAATAA
- a CDS encoding type II secretion system F family protein, whose translation MSTTMFFDYPEFFLAALAGAFFFLFNKTTGARFFLPVFITEPAVTILSAMPATYVTWLMQCQNWAGWRSNTAFGVLASLKVYVPILLLSLLIVFSPFVVIPMMIAAFFIPDAVTALTAKRRQQQIRESLPQALDLMVLCVDAGLGLDATLQRIAAEKSIVAVALNEELQTLGRDVLLGMERERAYQELYRRTGVDELKALGSSLNQSAKLGLAIAKVLRSQADFQRMKLSQKAEEKATKLPILMAFPLWFCIMPALMVVLLAPSLITFFENAPSSFGRQLVK comes from the coding sequence ATGTCAACCACAATGTTTTTTGATTATCCCGAATTCTTCCTGGCTGCCCTGGCTGGAGCGTTCTTCTTCCTGTTTAATAAGACGACGGGTGCAAGGTTTTTTCTGCCTGTTTTCATCACGGAGCCTGCCGTAACTATCTTGTCGGCGATGCCGGCCACGTATGTCACCTGGCTTATGCAGTGTCAGAATTGGGCGGGTTGGCGCTCGAATACTGCTTTCGGCGTGCTCGCCTCACTCAAGGTCTACGTTCCGATTTTGCTTCTCAGTTTGCTTATAGTGTTTTCGCCGTTTGTCGTTATCCCGATGATGATTGCGGCTTTCTTTATACCTGATGCAGTTACTGCCTTGACTGCAAAACGGCGTCAGCAGCAGATTCGTGAGTCACTGCCGCAAGCTCTCGATTTGATGGTGCTTTGCGTCGATGCGGGGCTCGGTCTGGACGCCACCTTGCAACGAATAGCAGCAGAAAAGTCTATTGTCGCAGTGGCGCTGAACGAAGAGTTGCAGACGCTCGGTCGGGATGTGTTGCTTGGAATGGAGCGCGAGCGTGCTTACCAGGAGCTGTATCGCAGAACCGGCGTCGATGAGCTGAAAGCGCTGGGCTCGTCGCTTAATCAGTCGGCCAAACTTGGCCTGGCGATTGCTAAAGTGTTACGTTCGCAGGCTGATTTCCAGCGCATGAAGTTGAGTCAGAAAGCCGAAGAGAAGGCTACTAAACTGCCTATTCTGATGGCATTCCCTCTCTGGTTTTGCATTATGCCTGCCTTGATGGTGGTATTGCTTGCCCCGTCTCTGATTACGTTTTTCGAAAACGCCCCTTCTTCTTTCGGCCGTCAACTCGTGAAATAG
- the trxB gene encoding thioredoxin-disulfide reductase codes for MTIRKKLTILGSGSAGLTAAIYAARANLEPLVVQGLQAGGQLTITTEVENFPGFPDGIQGPELMEEMHKQAERFGTQFIYDNAESVDLSKRPFTIRTSGEEIVTDTLLICTGASAKLLGLESESKLMGHGVSACATCDGFFFRDKEVFVVGGGDTALEEAHFLTRFATSVTIIHRRDSFRASAIMIDRVKRNPKIKYILDSALVDVKDVSKGEVTGITVKNLKTGELQDHPADGVFIAIGHKPNTDLFVGGPLELSEAGYIKTDGVKTKIKGVFAAGDVQDEVYRQAVTAAGSGCMAALEAQWLIEAEEAESEKKTQLAEAVGHA; via the coding sequence ATGACTATTAGAAAGAAGCTAACCATCCTCGGTTCGGGTTCGGCGGGTCTGACTGCTGCTATCTATGCGGCTCGAGCCAACCTGGAACCTCTCGTAGTCCAGGGACTGCAAGCCGGTGGACAGCTCACTATCACTACCGAAGTCGAAAATTTCCCCGGTTTTCCTGATGGCATCCAGGGTCCAGAGCTTATGGAAGAAATGCATAAGCAAGCTGAAAGATTCGGCACACAATTTATCTACGACAACGCTGAGTCGGTTGACCTGAGCAAGCGTCCTTTTACAATTCGCACAAGCGGCGAAGAAATCGTCACAGACACGCTTCTCATCTGCACAGGCGCCTCAGCCAAACTACTCGGGCTCGAGTCTGAAAGCAAACTGATGGGTCATGGAGTCTCTGCCTGCGCCACCTGCGATGGATTTTTCTTCCGCGACAAAGAAGTATTTGTAGTCGGAGGCGGCGATACTGCCCTCGAAGAAGCACATTTCTTGACGAGATTCGCCACCAGCGTCACGATCATTCACCGACGCGATAGCTTCAGGGCATCGGCAATCATGATCGACCGGGTCAAACGCAATCCCAAAATCAAATATATTCTCGATTCTGCGCTTGTAGACGTCAAAGATGTCTCAAAAGGCGAAGTAACTGGTATCACAGTCAAAAATTTGAAGACCGGTGAATTGCAAGATCATCCTGCTGACGGCGTATTCATCGCCATCGGGCACAAACCCAACACAGATCTCTTCGTCGGTGGACCACTGGAATTGTCGGAAGCCGGCTACATCAAGACCGACGGCGTCAAGACAAAAATCAAGGGCGTGTTCGCAGCAGGAGATGTTCAGGACGAAGTCTACCGACAGGCGGTAACTGCGGCTGGTTCAGGCTGTATGGCCGCACTGGAAGCACAATGGCTGATCGAAGCCGAAGAAGCAGAGTCGGAAAAAAAAACTCAATTAGCTGAAGCCGTGGGTCACGCGTGA
- a CDS encoding glycosyltransferase family 2 protein: protein MGRYISRLSRFTGAESVKCLHVVISEHPVPQFTPELVSVVIPNWNGKKFLAGCLDSLLAQSYQNLEVIIVDNGSKDGSVDFLRENYPQVRLITFEVNTGFSPAVNHGIRASKGEFVALLNNDTIVDKNWLSELVKAMREHPEIGSAGCKMLAYDDHKLLDGAGDGYRRGGLPGRIGHRERDTGRFDEPRYILGACGGAAIYRQELFDAIGYLDDDYFAYLEDVDFGLRAQNAGFKCYYVPSAIVYHLGCGTTGSGYSPLVVRLSSQNNLNTIVKNIPGPLLWKFLPEILYWQLYYLAVVTVRGAQIVPWLHGALNACKMMPKMLKKRQEIFSQRKVSLRYLEEIIVESERDLMASKRRLNQQTLAALSGKALERVGAK from the coding sequence ATTGGTCGTTACATTAGTAGGTTGTCGAGATTTACCGGTGCAGAATCTGTAAAATGTCTGCACGTCGTCATCAGTGAACATCCTGTGCCGCAATTTACACCAGAGTTAGTAAGTGTCGTCATTCCTAACTGGAATGGCAAAAAGTTTTTGGCAGGATGCCTTGACTCGCTGCTTGCACAGTCTTATCAGAACCTGGAAGTGATTATCGTCGATAACGGTTCCAAAGACGGTTCGGTGGACTTCTTGCGAGAAAACTACCCGCAAGTTCGACTGATTACTTTTGAAGTCAACACCGGTTTCAGCCCGGCCGTGAATCATGGCATCAGAGCTTCAAAGGGCGAGTTCGTGGCTCTTTTGAACAATGACACGATCGTCGATAAAAACTGGCTGTCTGAGCTTGTCAAAGCCATGCGCGAGCATCCAGAGATCGGCAGTGCCGGCTGTAAGATGTTGGCTTACGATGATCATAAACTGCTTGACGGTGCCGGTGATGGTTACAGACGAGGCGGCTTGCCTGGTCGAATCGGGCATCGGGAGAGAGATACAGGACGTTTTGACGAGCCGAGATACATACTGGGCGCCTGCGGTGGCGCTGCCATCTATCGCCAGGAATTGTTCGATGCGATTGGATACCTTGATGACGATTATTTTGCCTATCTTGAAGACGTCGATTTCGGTCTGAGAGCACAAAATGCAGGATTCAAGTGCTATTACGTGCCGTCTGCCATCGTCTATCACCTCGGCTGCGGTACTACAGGCAGTGGCTACAGCCCGCTCGTGGTTCGATTGTCTTCACAAAATAATTTGAATACTATTGTCAAAAACATTCCAGGGCCGTTGCTGTGGAAGTTCTTGCCCGAGATTTTGTACTGGCAGCTTTATTATCTTGCCGTTGTCACAGTGCGTGGCGCGCAGATTGTGCCCTGGCTGCATGGTGCGCTTAATGCTTGCAAGATGATGCCCAAGATGCTCAAGAAGCGTCAGGAAATCTTCAGCCAGCGCAAAGTATCGCTGCGCTATCTGGAAGAAATTATTGTCGAATCAGAGCGTGATCTGATGGCTTCTAAGCGCCGATTGAACCAACAGACGCTGGCGGCTCTGTCAGGTAAGGCTCTGGAGAGAGTGGGCGCCAAATAG
- a CDS encoding cytochrome c → MKALLKNNIGGFLLGGLTAVLIAFGIAYGVIVSGIINPCADEAIPPMERWAAKTSLRAYLKSNTPKTTNPLKASSSEDLKAGAKLYVNNCAFCHGYANGSTSKTAQGLYRKPPVIAKEDWSEDADGLVYWFIDKGVKLTGMPSYGKSLSEKEIWQIVLFIKNMKKLPPDVQEYWQEASQHPLIQQ, encoded by the coding sequence ATGAAGGCATTGCTCAAAAACAACATCGGTGGTTTTTTGCTCGGCGGGTTGACCGCAGTATTGATTGCCTTTGGTATTGCATATGGTGTTATTGTTTCGGGCATAATCAATCCTTGTGCAGACGAGGCAATTCCCCCTATGGAGAGATGGGCGGCAAAAACTTCACTGCGAGCCTATCTCAAATCGAATACGCCAAAGACAACAAACCCGCTCAAGGCTAGTTCCAGTGAAGATCTAAAGGCGGGCGCAAAACTCTATGTGAATAATTGCGCTTTCTGTCACGGATACGCTAATGGCAGTACATCAAAAACTGCTCAGGGCTTGTATCGTAAGCCTCCCGTCATTGCTAAGGAAGACTGGTCTGAAGACGCCGATGGTCTGGTTTACTGGTTCATCGATAAGGGCGTTAAGTTGACCGGCATGCCTTCCTATGGCAAATCTTTGAGCGAGAAGGAGATCTGGCAGATAGTTCTCTTTATCAAAAACATGAAGAAGTTGCCCCCTGATGTTCAAGAGTACTGGCAGGAAGCTTCGCAGCATCCGCTTATTCAACAGTAG
- a CDS encoding glycosyltransferase — protein sequence MAGPAIRMIELARQLDDEFDITVFSPYGGEHKFQLTETDKFHVIVGASRSELMELANNAETIFVQANVLKQYPRLARLNKYLIVDLYDPYLFSLLVQYQDDPVTASSSYRLMHQVLEKHMLVADFFLCASERQRDYWIGRFCALGRVDPGMYRFDPSLRKLIDVAAFGLSEKSPEKSGQGLRADFPKIEAKDFVLLWGGGVWDWFDPLTVIRAVKEISAHRKDIKLVFMGIKSPNPKVPLMQMAVKAQALAEELDVLNKNVFFSDKWIPYEQRVNYLLEADAAVSAHYDLIETRFSFRTRILDYLWAGLPILTTGGDQLAEMIDANKAGIAIDYEDVKGWVAAIEKLADDRDLRELCAKNSHKLAQQFHWSKSAQPLRQFCTAPYHTPAFEKVTMPSVLERAHAVYSRGGKELVLKRIKELSKDLLK from the coding sequence ATGGCCGGACCTGCGATTCGAATGATCGAACTGGCGCGACAACTGGATGACGAGTTCGACATTACTGTCTTCAGTCCATACGGCGGCGAGCATAAATTTCAACTAACAGAAACAGATAAGTTTCACGTAATCGTTGGCGCCTCCAGAAGCGAATTGATGGAACTGGCAAACAATGCCGAAACTATCTTCGTGCAAGCCAACGTGCTCAAGCAATATCCGCGCCTGGCTCGATTGAACAAATATTTGATTGTCGACTTGTACGACCCATATCTGTTTTCACTGCTCGTTCAATATCAAGATGACCCTGTCACCGCATCGAGCAGCTACCGGCTCATGCATCAGGTCCTGGAAAAGCACATGCTCGTTGCAGACTTTTTTCTCTGTGCTTCAGAGAGACAAAGAGACTACTGGATTGGCAGATTTTGCGCACTCGGTCGAGTTGATCCGGGTATGTACCGGTTCGATCCCTCTTTGCGAAAACTCATTGACGTGGCAGCCTTCGGACTATCTGAAAAGTCGCCGGAAAAAAGTGGCCAGGGATTGCGCGCCGATTTTCCAAAAATCGAAGCGAAAGACTTCGTGTTGCTCTGGGGCGGCGGCGTGTGGGATTGGTTCGACCCGCTGACTGTGATTCGAGCAGTGAAAGAAATAAGCGCCCACCGCAAAGACATCAAGCTGGTCTTTATGGGCATAAAGTCACCCAATCCAAAAGTTCCCCTTATGCAAATGGCAGTCAAGGCCCAGGCGCTCGCTGAAGAGCTGGATGTCTTGAATAAAAACGTCTTCTTCTCAGACAAATGGATACCCTACGAACAACGAGTCAACTACCTTCTGGAAGCGGATGCAGCCGTATCAGCGCACTACGACTTGATAGAAACCAGATTCTCTTTCCGCACACGCATTCTCGATTATCTCTGGGCCGGACTGCCGATTCTAACGACGGGCGGAGATCAACTGGCCGAGATGATTGACGCAAACAAAGCCGGTATAGCCATCGATTACGAAGACGTGAAAGGATGGGTGGCAGCGATTGAAAAATTAGCAGACGACCGCGATCTGCGAGAACTGTGCGCCAAAAATTCACACAAGCTCGCCCAGCAATTCCACTGGTCGAAATCGGCTCAACCGCTGCGTCAGTTTTGCACAGCGCCTTACCACACACCGGCATTTGAAAAAGTGACCATGCCGTCGGTGCTGGAGCGAGCACATGCGGTTTACTCAAGAGGCGGAAAAGAACTGGTTCTCAAACGCATCAAAGAACTTTCCAAAGATCTTCTCAAATAA
- a CDS encoding CHAD domain-containing protein translates to MTTVTYSLDDNQRLTERVVPPHLDGSPWLTFEQQRALHIYDDLSRTMRRMAKKPSAERVHEARVTLRRWDCIWNVLEADGWATKKYSAKVGKELKKIRRLLGDLRDCDVNIEIAESLGAPREIIEKWQAERKSIARKTKKQLKNLEVDKLLKRLSTFLLRRPEKLRHVVEKNGENETDSAYNHLEPFVRNQEEIARQLANSARNPEELHALRLSIKAWRYLLAEFYGLTNLQLVRAQQILGKLNDLHRVETLLTATQSPLANESLSKSNEQREKLLDDFTEFRENLPYGLRPTISSVVEKIKTN, encoded by the coding sequence ATGACGACTGTAACCTACTCGCTAGACGACAATCAGCGCCTGACCGAGCGCGTCGTACCGCCGCATCTGGACGGCAGTCCATGGCTGACGTTCGAGCAGCAACGGGCACTGCACATCTACGATGATTTGAGTCGCACGATGCGTCGCATGGCCAAGAAGCCAAGCGCAGAGCGAGTACACGAAGCGCGCGTCACTTTACGAAGATGGGATTGCATCTGGAATGTGCTGGAAGCCGACGGCTGGGCTACAAAAAAATATTCAGCCAAAGTCGGCAAAGAGCTGAAGAAAATTAGGCGTTTGCTGGGCGACCTGAGAGACTGCGACGTCAATATAGAAATTGCCGAATCACTCGGCGCCCCTCGCGAAATCATTGAAAAATGGCAGGCGGAGAGAAAATCCATCGCTCGAAAAACGAAAAAACAATTGAAAAATCTAGAAGTCGACAAGTTGTTGAAACGTCTGAGCACCTTCCTCTTACGACGCCCCGAAAAACTCAGACATGTAGTGGAAAAAAACGGGGAAAACGAAACTGACTCTGCTTATAACCACCTCGAGCCATTCGTCAGGAATCAAGAGGAAATCGCGCGCCAACTTGCAAACAGCGCTCGAAACCCCGAAGAGTTGCATGCCCTGAGGCTCAGCATCAAAGCCTGGCGTTACCTGCTGGCTGAATTTTATGGTTTGACCAATCTGCAACTGGTCCGAGCCCAACAAATACTGGGCAAATTGAATGATTTGCACAGAGTTGAAACATTGTTGACTGCTACCCAGAGTCCGCTTGCCAACGAATCTCTTAGCAAGTCTAACGAGCAGCGAGAAAAACTGTTAGATGACTTCACAGAGTTTCGAGAAAACCTTCCATACGGGCTGAGACCAACAATTTCGTCAGTAGTCGAGAAGATAAAAACCAATTGA
- the cpaB gene encoding Flp pilus assembly protein CpaB, whose protein sequence is MPPSSAPDVPALFKDRAQSGNSRKSMSAAAMLMLVLMVVLVGVGIAKMMMNRTPAKKLTVTVVGAGVDLPAGSRINFGSLHYVEIPERYVTPEMLTSSEQAVGKVTKFFIPMGEPISSDELFAQKNTLSSNLETHEVALSLKLDDEAMVDHNIACGDNVDVLAIMTKEGKRFTKTVCQDVRVLLANSKAALESRNLKNSDQSRLTLAVTPQQAELITEAAEGGKIRLSLRSKLSRRVSHLSGVGENDLLPASALAPKQEALAAVKTPGWNAGMIPAPPPLPSAPALDASAAPVSAPAPLDWVVEVFSGNHRENYSVPLSTR, encoded by the coding sequence GTGCCACCAAGTTCAGCCCCAGACGTTCCAGCGCTTTTCAAGGACCGTGCGCAGTCCGGCAACTCGCGCAAGTCGATGAGTGCGGCTGCCATGCTGATGCTTGTGCTCATGGTTGTTCTCGTTGGAGTCGGCATCGCTAAGATGATGATGAACAGAACGCCGGCCAAAAAGCTGACCGTCACCGTTGTTGGTGCTGGTGTCGATTTACCGGCTGGTTCTCGCATCAACTTCGGCAGTCTGCATTATGTAGAAATTCCTGAGCGTTACGTAACTCCGGAGATGCTCACGAGCTCAGAACAGGCTGTCGGCAAAGTGACGAAATTCTTCATTCCTATGGGTGAACCAATTTCTTCCGACGAGTTGTTTGCGCAGAAAAACACGTTGTCATCGAATCTTGAAACTCATGAAGTGGCATTGAGTTTGAAACTCGATGATGAGGCCATGGTAGATCACAACATCGCCTGTGGTGACAATGTCGATGTGCTGGCGATCATGACCAAAGAAGGGAAACGTTTCACAAAGACTGTCTGTCAGGATGTGCGCGTTCTTCTGGCTAACTCCAAAGCTGCGCTCGAAAGTCGCAATTTGAAAAACAGCGATCAGAGTCGATTGACTTTAGCTGTCACTCCACAGCAAGCAGAGCTTATCACTGAAGCTGCAGAGGGCGGCAAGATACGTTTGAGTTTGCGCAGCAAACTGAGCCGTCGAGTCAGCCACCTCTCAGGTGTTGGAGAGAATGATTTGTTGCCGGCCAGCGCTCTGGCTCCCAAGCAAGAGGCATTGGCAGCCGTGAAGACACCAGGTTGGAATGCCGGCATGATTCCTGCTCCTCCACCTCTTCCTTCGGCGCCTGCGTTGGACGCTTCGGCTGCGCCAGTGTCCGCGCCTGCACCGCTCGATTGGGTGGTGGAAGTCTTTTCAGGCAACCACCGGGAGAACTACTCTGTGCCGCTCAGTACCAGGTAG